ACCCCACCCCGGCGTCGGCCACCGCGATGCGCAGCTCGCCCGGCGCCGTGCGCCAGGCGGCGGCCCACCCCAGGGCGCCGGAGTGCTCGACGGCGTTCCGGGCCAGCTCGGCCACCACCCACGCGAGCCGGCCGGCGTCCGCCCGCCTCCAGCCGAGCGCACCCAGCCGGTCGAGGAACGGCGCCGACTCCACCGCCTGGCGGAGGGTGTCCGCGCCGCCCGAGTCGGGCACCGGCAGCGGCGGGACCAGCGCGTCGGACGGCACCGGGAGGGCGGGCGCCTCCACGCCCAGGTAGCCGGCCAGGACGGCGAGCGTGAGCAGCGCGCCCGGGTCCGCCGCGCGCACGTGGCGCGCGTCGAGCCGCGGCGGCGCGGCGACGGGCGGGAGCCGCTCCAGCAGCTCCTCCACCGCGTCGGCGTGCAGGCGCAGCGGCAGCGCCACGGGCGGCGCTTCGGCCGCCGCGCTGGAGTACGGGCCCGCCTCCTCCTGGTCCACCAGACGCTCCGTCGTTCCCGTCCCTGCGTACGGCCAGCTTCGCATGCTCCCTCGCTGCAACCTCGGACGTGGCGGAACCGCGCGCAACCCGCCGGGCCGCCGCGCCGCACTGGAGACGATCTCCCGCGGTGCGGGTCACCCCCTGGCGTAAATTGGAACGATCATTTACAAATTGAAAGGGGTGCGGGTTCCATCTGACTTCCCGAAGGCGAGGGCGAGATGA
The genomic region above belongs to Longimicrobium sp. and contains:
- a CDS encoding ATP-binding protein gives rise to the protein MRSWPYAGTGTTERLVDQEEAGPYSSAAAEAPPVALPLRLHADAVEELLERLPPVAAPPRLDARHVRAADPGALLTLAVLAGYLGVEAPALPVPSDALVPPLPVPDSGGADTLRQAVESAPFLDRLGALGWRRADAGRLAWVVAELARNAVEHSGALGWAAAWRTAPGELRIAVADAGVGFSGSLGLPDEPEALLRGLVHGAVRGEGRGTGLRRVGELVAGWGGRLRVRSRTVLLSGAPPWRDAAVRVQLPFLPGVQVDVVVPCR